The genomic interval GCGACAACCGGGTGGACCCGACGAGACCGTGCGGCGTGGTGGTGATCGCCAATCGCGGTGGCTGACTCGGGGGACCGGTGCGCGGCGTCGGATCCGGGCTGTGGGCGAGGACCGGGAGCACGCCGGTGACCTCCAGGATCCGCCGTACCGGCCGCTGCGGGTTGGTCACCAGGTACCGCAGTCGCAGCCGGACGGCGGTGTTGTGGCCGGCGACCAGCGCGCCGATCCCCGTACAGTCGAGAAACGTCACGCCGTCGAGGTCGACCGTGACCCCGGCCGCGTGCGGCGTGCCGAGCGCGTCCTGGATCGCGGCGCGCAGCAGACCACTGGTACCGAGATCCACCTCGCCGGCCACCCCCAGGGTGACCGTCGTGTCGTGGCTGGTGCGGCTCAGTGCGAAACGCATCGTGGCCTCCGTGCCTGCGGTGGGTAGGGCTTCTGTCGGGTGCGGCGGGGGATCGGCGAGGGCTCCGGGGTCGCCGCCCGGTCGCCGAGGCGTCGACGGCGATGGCGGTGGCGGTCGCGAAAGGCCGGCCGGTACTGTCGCCTGTGCTCGGTGCCCTGGTGGCCGGCATCGGCCGCCCGCGTTCGGCTGCTCATCACGGCCCCCTCACGGATCCGGCGCAACCGCCGAGACTTAGCGTCTCTCCGCTGCGGCGCGGACGGCACGGGATGCCACCGGCCAACAACCGCAGTCGGTCATTGCCGACCAACAGCAACCATTTCGGCGTCACCGACGCCCGGGTGGTCACGAGACGACGTCGATCGACCGCGTCCCGTCCTCGATGGACAGCGCCACGGCACCCTCGATGGACAGCGCCACGGCACCCTCGGCGGCCGGTGACTCGTCCGGCGGCCCGCCGAACCCGTCCGCCGTCACCGCAGCGCGGGACCCGGGCACCGACCCTGCTATCGTCGTTTGCGAACAGCGTTCTCGAACGTATCCGGGGTGCGTCAGGGAGGTCGACGTGATCAGGACGCCGCGCAGCGCGCGCAACGGCGACGTGGTCCTCGCGGTCGACGAACTCGGCGGCGCCGGTGGTGAGCCGCTGCTGCTCGTCATGGGGCTCGGCGTCTCCCGGTACTGGTGGCCCGACGGACTGGTCGACGGACTGGTCGAGGCCGGGTTCCACGTGGCCGCCTTCGACGGCCGCGACGCCGGAGGCTCGACCCGCTTCGACGACGTCCCCGCCGACAACCCCCTCGCCGCGCTGCTGCGACGCCGGCCCCCCGCCTACACCGGCGAGGACATGGCCGACGACACCGTCGCCGTGCTCGACGCCCTCGGCTGGTCGAGCGCCCACCTCTTCGGCATCTCCCAGGGCGGTCTGGTGGCGCAGCGCACCGCGCTCCGGCATCCGCGGCGGGTACGCACGCTGACCTCCTACGCCGCCGTACCCAGCGACGCCCGAGGGGTGGCCGTGCTCAGGTATGTCCGGCTGCCCTTCCTGGCCCGCCTGACCCGCTTCCGCTTCCCCGCCGGCCGCGAGGGCGACGTGGCGGCGGGTCTGGCCCTGGCGCGGGCGATCGCCTCCCCGGGGTACGCCTTCGACGAACCGGAGGCCCGGACCCGGGTGGAGCGCGAACTCGACGCCGGGCTGCCCAGCGGGGTTCGCGACACCCGCGCCCAGGCACGGCAGACCGGCGCGTCCTGGCACGGCCCCCGACTGCGGGAGCTACGGGTACCCACCCTCGTGCTGCACGGCGAGCGGGACCCGCTGCTGCGCCCGTCCGCGGGTCGGCGCATCGCGGCGAAGGTGCCGGGCGCACGGTACGTGGAGCTGCCGGGCACCGGTCACGACCTGCCGCGCGCCGTGTGGCCGACGGTGGTACGGGAGATCCGCGCCCTGACGGAGACCGCCGTACGCCCGACAGGCTGATCCCGCATCCCCGGCCCGGCCCGGCGCCGAGGGCATCGGGGGAGGCGCCGGCGGTCGCGGTAGGTTGCACAATCATGGCCTCGACCGAGGATGTCCGGCACGACCTCGCCCGGCTCGCCGACCCGCTCCGGGCGGAGGGCGTCAGCCGCTTCCTCCAGATGGTCCCCGGCGGTTACGGCGAGGGCGACCGGGCCATCGGTGTCTCCGTCCCGGACCAGCGCCGGGTGGCCGGCAGGTACTGGCGCGATCTCTCCCTGGCCGAGACGGCGGAGCTGCTGGCGAGCGGCGTGCACGAGGAGCGACTGACCTCGCTCTTCGTCCTGGTCCGCAAGTTCGCCAAGGGGGACGAGGAGGAACGGGGCCGGATCTTCGACATCGTCCTGGCCAACACCGGCCGGATCAACAACTGGGACCTGGTGGACTCGTCCGCGCCGTACATCGTCGGCCCCTGGCTGATCGACAAGGACCGCAGCGTACTGGATCGGCTGGCCGGGTCGAGCCTGGTCTGGGACCGGCGGATCGCCGTCATGGCGACCTTCGCCTTCATCCGGGCCGGCGACTTCCGCTGGACGTTCCGGCTCGGTGAGCGGCTGCTGCACGACCCGCACGACCTCGTGCACAAGGCGGTGGGCTGGATGCTGCGCGAGGTGGGCAACCGGGACCGGGCGGCGGCGGAGGAGTTCCTGGCCCGACACTATCGGGTGATGCCCCGGGTGATGCTGCGGTACGCGATCGAGAAGTTCGAACCGCAGCGGCGTCGGGAGTACCTCTCCGGCCTGGTCTAGGCATCCGAGGTGGCGCGTCGGCGCAGCAGGAACCGGTTGGTCAGGTAGGTGACCGCCCACAGGACGACCCCGATGACGAGCAGTATCCCGGCCACCCGGTAGTCGTCGGCCGCCCGCCCGGAGAGCGGACTGGCCAGGTACGCGCAGGTGATCGCACCGGCCACCGGAATGAGGGTGGGCGCCCGGAAGTGCCGGTGCTCCACCGGGTCGCGCCGGAGCACCAGTACGGCGATGTTGACCACGGTGAAGACGGTGAGCAGCAGCAGCGACGTCGTACCGCCCAGCGCGGTCAGGTCGGCGAACCAGATCAGCCCGAAGGCGACCAGGGTGGTGAAGACGATGCCCACCCAGGGCGTACGCCTGGTGCGGTGGATCAGGCCGAGGACGCGCGGCAGTACCCCCTCGTGGGCCATGCCGTAGAGCAACCGGCTGGCCATCAGCATGTTGATCAGGGCGGAGTTCGCCACCGCGAACATCGTGATGAAGGCGAAGACGGTGAGCGGGAAGGCCGGCGCCCCGGCCGCGACGACCTTGAGCAGCGGGGCGTCGCCCTCGCTGAGATCCTCGGGGGAGACCAGGGCGACCGACGAGATCGACACCAGTACGTAGATCAGCCCGGTCACGCAGAGCCCGATCAGCATGATCTTCGGGAAGATCCGGACCGGGTCCTTGGTCTCCTCGGCCATGTTCACCGAGTCCTCGAATCCGACCATGGCGAAGAACGCCAGCGCGGTGGCCGCGGTGACCGAGAAGAACGCGTGCTCGCCCGGCGGCGACTCGAACTCCAGCAGCCGGGACATGTCGCCGTCGCCGCCGCCGAGCGCCCAGGCGCCGATGAAGATGACGATGAGCAGACCGGTCAGCTCGACGCAGGTCAGTACCACGTTCAGCTTGACGCTCTCGGCGACGCCCCGGAAGTTGACCAGGGCGATGAGCGTCATGAAGGCGACCGCGACCGCGGTGAGCCCGAGCCCCTCGCCGATCGACAGGTCGAAGGCCTCCGCGAAGTTGCCGGCGAAGGCCTTGGACGCGCTGGACGCGGAGGTGAGGCCCGAGCACATCACCGCGAAGGTGACGATGAAGGTGAGGAAGTGGATTCCGAACGCCTTGTGCGTGTAGAGCGCGGCACCCGCCGCCCTCGGGTACTTCGTCACCAGCTCCAGGTAGCTGAAGGCGGTCAGCATCGCCACCAGGAACGCCACCAGGAAGGGGAGCCACACCGCCCCGCCCACCTCGGCGGCGACCTTGCCGGTGAGCGCGTAGACGCCGGTGCCGAGAATGTCCCCGACCACGAAGAGCAGCAACAGGCCGGGGCCGATCACCCGCTTGAGGGTCGGCTCGTCACGCTCGATGCTGTCGCCGGGTGCCGGTGCGTCCGCCACAGCCCCTCCCCTCCATCTCCGCCTCCGAGGTGTGACTCGGCGCGAAGCGTGCTAAACCTCATCGATGTGCAGAGCCACACGGTATTCGATCCACCGCCCGGGCGCGCTCCGAGAGTGCCCTTGTTCCGGATACCCGACCCGGCCCAGCATTGACCCGGACGTCATGAGCGGGCGGAACCCCCGAAGCCGAGCCCGTGATCGGAGGACGACATGCACATCGTGCTAGCTGCCAACCCCGAGGCCGACCAGCCGTGGGTCGCGGACGCGGTCGCGGATCTCGTCCGGCAGAGCGGCGGGTCGGTCGCGGTGCTCGCCGTCGACGAGGTGGAACTCGAACGACTGGCCCCGGCGCCGCGCAGCGTCTTCACCGAGCGGGCGCAACAGGCCGCTTCGGCGGCGGTCCGGCGGTTGGCCGAGGCCGGGATCGAGGCGAGCGTGACGGTACGCTCCGGCCGTCCTCTGCAACAGATCCTGGAATTCGCCGACGAGCAGCGGGCCGACCTGATCGTGGTGGGGTCCAGCACCCGCCCGGCGGTGGCCGAACGCCTGCTCGGCAGCCTGCCGCTGGCACTGATCGGAAAGTCGCCCCGGCCGGTGCTGGTGGTCACCCATCCGCATCATTCCCGCTGACCGGGCGCCGTCGTCCGGGTGACCGCGCCCGGCCCACTGCTACGGTCGAGGCCCTGGGCGGCGGGAAGGACGGCGACGCGACATGCGGGTGGCGATGACGAGCGTCGCGGCGCCGGGCCACCCGAACGAGGACTTCACCGGCGCCGTACCCGACGCGGCCGTGCTGATCGACGGCGCCGGCATCCCCGGCGCGGAGTCGGTCTGCCGGCACGGCGTTGTCTGGTACGCCCACCGGCTGGGCGGCGCCCTGCTCAGCCGCCTGTCAGACGGGCGGGAGCAGAGCCTTGCGGCGCTGCTGGCCGACGCCATCGAGCAGGTGACGGATAGTCATCGGGGCAGCTGTGACGTCGCCGACCCGATAAGTCCGTCGGCGACCGTCGCCCTGCTGCGCTGCCGCGACGGTCTCGTCGAGCACCTGGTCCTCGGTGATTCGGTCGTCGTGCTCGACAGGGTGGCCGGTGCACCCCTGGTCTCCGCCGACCGCCGTGAGGTGATCATCAGCGGGGCGTACCAGTCCATTCTGGAGGGCATCACTCCGGGCAGCGACGAGTACCACCGGGTCCTCGCGGAACTGCGTGCCAACCGCAACCAGCCGGGCGGGTTCTGGCTCGCCAAGGACGACCCGCGCGCCGCGTACGAGGCGGTCACCGGAGGCCTGCCCGTAACCGAGCTGACCGGTGCCGTCCTGCTCAGCAACGGGGCCAGCCGCATCGTGGACCGGTTCGGGCTCACCGACTGGCCGGGACTGGTCGCCCTGCTGGGATCGAGCGGGGCCGCCGGAGTCATCCAGCGGGTCCGGCAGGCGGAGGCGCGCCACGAGGTGCCGGCGGACGATGCGACCATCACGTACTGTACCGAGCTCGACCGCTGCTGACCGTTGCCGACGAGCCCGCCGCTCTGTGCTTCGTCGCGGGTCTCCGGGGCGTCGTGACGCGTGGGAGTCAGTCGCCGCTCCAGCCGAAGAAGTAGATGCTCTCCGGGCGGTCACCGTCGTACCCGACCACGTACGCGCCATGCCACCGCTCGAATCCGCTCAGCCCCTCCCCGAGCGCGCGTTCGACGGCGGCGACGTCCGGGCGGCGGGTGCCGAACCACCTGTCGAGTTCGTCGTCGGGCAGCGGTGCCACCCGGCCGCCCTCGGGCCGGTCCGCCACCCCGGTCATGTCGATCACCGAGTGGGTGCCGGAGAACGGCTGCGACGCGAGGAGCGTGTCCGGATCGACGACGTCGATCTGCGCCGCATGCCATTCCTCGCGAGCCAGCCCGTCGTCCGGGTCGCCCGCGTCCTCGCCGAACGCGGCGAGGAATCCCTCCCGCATCTCGGCGACCGAGGCGGCGGCGTACTCCTGCTCGCTCATCTGCCGGGCGCGCAGGTTCGGCTCGGCGCGATAGCAGTCGCCCTCCTGGTACGCCTCCTCGCGGGCCTGCTGAAGCGCCGCCGCGATGTCCGCCTGGTATGGAACCTTGCGGCTCCACGACGATGCCCCCACGCTTCCCCCGATCTTGGTCGGGCGAGTGTATCGGCCCAGCCGGTCGCCGCTTCCGGGCGGCAGCCCCGACCCCCTCCCTCCCCAGCAGGACGGGATGCGCGGCGCGCAGCCGGCACGGCAACCGGCCGGTGCGGGTGGCGCGGCGGCGGGTCAACGCACCCTGCGCGGCGACAGGTCAGTGCATCCGGCGCGGCGACGGATCAGGGCACCCGAACGGCGGTGAGCAACGCGTCGAGCGGCCGTGGCAGGGCGTCCCGGCCGGCCGCCGCCTCGACGAGCAACCGGGCGTACCGCAGCTTTCGACGTGAGCCGCTGCCGAAGAAGCGTCGCAGCTGCGCCCCGGGTTCCCGGCCCCGCCAGGCGGGCTGGCTCTGCAACGAGCGGAACGACCCGAGGTCGCCCTGCGAGTCGAGCAGGGTTTCGACGCCTTCGGTGCCCAGGGCGCGGATCAACTCGTCCTCCAGGTCGTCCACGCAGACGAAGAACCCGAGATCCTCCAGTTCGGCGCGGGTACCGGGTGCGCCGACGTCGGCGGCGGCGAGCCCGCGCCGGAATACCTCCGCCTCGGCCAGGTCGCAGAGGCCGGCAAGTCGGGCCCGGATCCGCAGCGCCCGGAAGCTGGTCAGGGTACGGCCGATCGCGTGTGCACCGCCGATCGGCACGACCACCACCCGCTCCGCCCCGAGATCCCGGCCACGGCACACCGCGGCGGTCTCCACGGCGATCTGGTCGCTGATGCCCTCGACGAGTACCACGACCAGGGCGCTGCCGACCTTCGTCAGGGCGTGCGCCGTTGCCGAGGTGGGCGCGGTGGGGCCACTCAGATAGCCATCGAGCGCCCGGCGGGCAAGCTCGCGGCGCTGGGCGACATCCATGTCGTTCCCCGGTCCAGGTGGCTGTGCGGCGAGGTCACCCGACGTCGCGTCGGCCCCACCCCGGTCGTCGGTGCACCGGGGAGCCGCCGGCCCGTCGGGTGGTGGGCATGGGCGCCATCATCGTCCCGCCGTACGACGGCCGACAAGCGATTAACAGCGACCGGGTACGGCGGTCCGAAGCGGGTCGGAGAGGTCGGCACCGACGGGCGTACGGGGCCACCCCCTAATGCCACCCCCCACGATCCTCCATCGAATGTGATCACACTGTGGATGGTCTATGCTTGCCCGCGATCAGCAGACAGGGACCGCGCTCGACCGCCAGGTCCGCCGGGTGGCGCAGCGGGTGAGACTGGAGTGATATGGGCTGCCCACACAGTGAACGATGCCCGCTGTTTCCACTCCTCAACGCCAGTTTACGAAGCTGGCGGGACTACTACTGTGACACCGCGGACGGTTGGCAGGAGTGTGCCAGATACCGGCTGTCACTGACCGGCGCGGTCGTGCCGATCATATTGCTGCCGAACGGAGTCAACGCCCAGCACCTGAAGTCGGCCGCTGCGGGAGTCGACCGGGCCGGACCGGCCCAGCCGGCCCGGCCACACTGGTCCGGTCCTGATCCCCGACGCCCGGTGGAGCGGCCGACGGCCTTCTTCGAGCAGGCCGCGACGCGACCCCAACCGCCGACGCACCCGCTGTTTCCACACGTCGCACAGAGTCCACGGAACACCCCAGCGGGGCCGCCGCAACCCCGGCGCCGCCGTTGGTGGACCCGCCTTCTCGATTGGATCTCAGGCCCCGCATGAGCAACTACTGGCCCTGGTGGGCAGGCGCCGTCGGCCTTGCCGTCGTCACCATCAACTACACCGTCAGCACCGATCGGTCCTTCGGGGTCTCCTCGGCCTGGGAACGCGTCCTGCACTGGCGGGAGGAGCGCCGGGCCGAGCGGATGGAGGCCCAGTTCGCCGACGAGCGTGCGCTCACCGAGGCGCTCGCGGCAGCCACCGCCGCGCACTTCGGGACCCGGGCCGGGGCGCCCACGCCGCCGTACGCCGGGGGCGTCGAGCCGGAGACGGCCGCCCGGGGGGTCGAACCGACCACGGGTACGCCGAGCGCGACCGCGCCCGACGCGACCACCAGCCCGCGCCCGGCGCCGCTGGTCAGCCAGGCGGCCCTGCTCCTGTCGATCTTCGTCGGTGGCTGGGTGGCGGCGGTGACGGCGGGACGGTTCGAGTTCCGCCTCGACATGGGCGACGGCTTCCGCGAGATCGTCACCGGCTCTCCGCCGCAGATGATCGGGGTCCTCTTCGTCGGCGGCGTACTCGTCGGCTTCGGTACCCGTCTCGCCGGAGGCTGTTCCTCGGGTCACGGACTCAACGGCTGCGGACGGCTGCATCCGGACAGCATCGTCGCGACGGCCGTCTTCTTCGGTACCGCCGTCCTGGTCTCGTTCCTGCTCTGGAAGGTGGTGTGATGCGTACCCGGGGCGGACTTCTGATCGCCAACATCATCGCCGGGCTCGCCCTCGGTTTCACCGTCACCAACATCGGG from Plantactinospora sp. BC1 carries:
- a CDS encoding STAS domain-containing protein; translated protein: MRFALSRTSHDTTVTLGVAGEVDLGTSGLLRAAIQDALGTPHAAGVTVDLDGVTFLDCTGIGALVAGHNTAVRLRLRYLVTNPQRPVRRILEVTGVLPVLAHSPDPTPRTGPPSQPPRLAITTTPHGLVGSTRLSRAETAHAAAHRRGTARQVPGLRR
- a CDS encoding alpha/beta fold hydrolase — translated: MIRTPRSARNGDVVLAVDELGGAGGEPLLLVMGLGVSRYWWPDGLVDGLVEAGFHVAAFDGRDAGGSTRFDDVPADNPLAALLRRRPPAYTGEDMADDTVAVLDALGWSSAHLFGISQGGLVAQRTALRHPRRVRTLTSYAAVPSDARGVAVLRYVRLPFLARLTRFRFPAGREGDVAAGLALARAIASPGYAFDEPEARTRVERELDAGLPSGVRDTRAQARQTGASWHGPRLRELRVPTLVLHGERDPLLRPSAGRRIAAKVPGARYVELPGTGHDLPRAVWPTVVREIRALTETAVRPTG
- a CDS encoding DNA alkylation repair protein, with product MASTEDVRHDLARLADPLRAEGVSRFLQMVPGGYGEGDRAIGVSVPDQRRVAGRYWRDLSLAETAELLASGVHEERLTSLFVLVRKFAKGDEEERGRIFDIVLANTGRINNWDLVDSSAPYIVGPWLIDKDRSVLDRLAGSSLVWDRRIAVMATFAFIRAGDFRWTFRLGERLLHDPHDLVHKAVGWMLREVGNRDRAAAEEFLARHYRVMPRVMLRYAIEKFEPQRRREYLSGLV
- a CDS encoding APC family permease, which encodes MADAPAPGDSIERDEPTLKRVIGPGLLLLFVVGDILGTGVYALTGKVAAEVGGAVWLPFLVAFLVAMLTAFSYLELVTKYPRAAGAALYTHKAFGIHFLTFIVTFAVMCSGLTSASSASKAFAGNFAEAFDLSIGEGLGLTAVAVAFMTLIALVNFRGVAESVKLNVVLTCVELTGLLIVIFIGAWALGGGDGDMSRLLEFESPPGEHAFFSVTAATALAFFAMVGFEDSVNMAEETKDPVRIFPKIMLIGLCVTGLIYVLVSISSVALVSPEDLSEGDAPLLKVVAAGAPAFPLTVFAFITMFAVANSALINMLMASRLLYGMAHEGVLPRVLGLIHRTRRTPWVGIVFTTLVAFGLIWFADLTALGGTTSLLLLTVFTVVNIAVLVLRRDPVEHRHFRAPTLIPVAGAITCAYLASPLSGRAADDYRVAGILLVIGVVLWAVTYLTNRFLLRRRATSDA
- a CDS encoding universal stress protein, whose protein sequence is MHIVLAANPEADQPWVADAVADLVRQSGGSVAVLAVDEVELERLAPAPRSVFTERAQQAASAAVRRLAEAGIEASVTVRSGRPLQQILEFADEQRADLIVVGSSTRPAVAERLLGSLPLALIGKSPRPVLVVTHPHHSR
- a CDS encoding protein phosphatase 2C domain-containing protein; its protein translation is MTSVAAPGHPNEDFTGAVPDAAVLIDGAGIPGAESVCRHGVVWYAHRLGGALLSRLSDGREQSLAALLADAIEQVTDSHRGSCDVADPISPSATVALLRCRDGLVEHLVLGDSVVVLDRVAGAPLVSADRREVIISGAYQSILEGITPGSDEYHRVLAELRANRNQPGGFWLAKDDPRAAYEAVTGGLPVTELTGAVLLSNGASRIVDRFGLTDWPGLVALLGSSGAAGVIQRVRQAEARHEVPADDATITYCTELDRC
- a CDS encoding TOPRIM nucleotidyl transferase/hydrolase domain-containing protein; protein product: MDVAQRRELARRALDGYLSGPTAPTSATAHALTKVGSALVVVLVEGISDQIAVETAAVCRGRDLGAERVVVVPIGGAHAIGRTLTSFRALRIRARLAGLCDLAEAEVFRRGLAAADVGAPGTRAELEDLGFFVCVDDLEDELIRALGTEGVETLLDSQGDLGSFRSLQSQPAWRGREPGAQLRRFFGSGSRRKLRYARLLVEAAAGRDALPRPLDALLTAVRVP
- a CDS encoding YeeE/YedE family protein gives rise to the protein MSNYWPWWAGAVGLAVVTINYTVSTDRSFGVSSAWERVLHWREERRAERMEAQFADERALTEALAAATAAHFGTRAGAPTPPYAGGVEPETAARGVEPTTGTPSATAPDATTSPRPAPLVSQAALLLSIFVGGWVAAVTAGRFEFRLDMGDGFREIVTGSPPQMIGVLFVGGVLVGFGTRLAGGCSSGHGLNGCGRLHPDSIVATAVFFGTAVLVSFLLWKVV